GGAGAATCAGCATGGGAAACTAACTGttgaaaaattaatttaaaaCTACATCAAAATTGTCAAACCGATCTATTAGGTAAAAGATGCAACAAACATACCAAGTAAATCCTCATATGAATCTGCTAACAATGATGCATCCATAAGAAGAGGAGGTGAAAATACTTGATCCTGagcttcctccatatcataaaaTGACCTATGTGCATCAGAAAAGGAAGAGCTTGAACCCATAGTTGACAGAAAACCATCATAGTCATCCACAGACTGCAGATCATTTAATAAGTCAGGTATTCCATCAGACTTGATGTTCATATGATTATCTGGAGCACCAGTCCCTAAAAACGATGAATCTGGTTCTGATACAAACAACTTTTTTCTTCTCAACAAGTTTGCCCGATCACCATGCTGTGAAAACCCAAACCCTGAGACAGGCTCAAAGTAGTGCTCAGAACTATCATCAGAACGACTGTCTtgagatgatccttgatggtaaGATTGGGAGCAACGTGCAGCTTCTCTGACAGATCTCTTCAGATTTTGAACAAAGCTTGTATCATTATCTGCAAAAATACAGAATATATTTAAAAGTCCAGCAATTAAGAAATCAATGTATGCATTCGGAAGGCAGAACAAAAACCTTGTGCAGGATTGTCGAACGAATTATTTAATAATTGCTGATCCAGAGACTTCCTCTCAGACATATTTTCAATTTGGCTGGTTTGGGCCGAGATCTGTCGCTTCTGTGCACCACCTTTTCCTGAAGAATTTGGTGTTACACTAAACAAAGGTGGGAGCTTCAAAGTGGAGGGACTGGCTGATGTCTTTTCAAATTGCATGGATGACAATCTTAAGCTCATCTCAGCTACTTCATCAACATTGTGTTCCTGTAGAATTATGTTGTTTAGGTTTTTCTATTGTTTCAAAAGGTAAAAGGAAGTCCCAAAAATGCTTCACAAAACATTACCAATGTCCTCCCACTGCTCTGTGCTTGGACCGGTGAATGTGATCTACCCTGAAGCTTGGCCGTTCTAGAAGAATCGGATGAAATACTACTGACTTCTTCTGTAAGTTCTAAAATTGAATTCTGTATGGATGGAGCAACTTCCTTCAGTTGATTTATGAGTACCTAGAGATCAACGAATTTACATCACAAACTTTCAACAGTGTAATTGTAAATATTTTCAATTTAACTGTTTTATATGCTGAGAATGCCAGGAAGAACTAATTCCAAACGTCAGGTAATCAACTGAAGTCGTACAGGAGCAGTTCGGCAACATTTGAAGCTGAAATTGGAAAAACAttgtttgaagttgaagttggaaTAAAATGGAAGTTAAAGTTGATTTTGAATAGTAGTACGTTTTTAGGAAACAAGCTTCCAGAAGTTGAAAATTTGTGTGGATGTTAAGGATTTGAGCACCTTAACTTGAAATATAGGTCCAGAGGACAACTTCAGCTTGAAATACTTTTTCAAGTTGAAGTTCAAGATTTGCAAGGTTTACAACTACCAAAAAAAATGCACATTTTCAGCACCTCATGCAGGTGTGAAATAGATAAAGGCCACTTTCCAGATTTGACAAACATGTCCAGTACACAACAATTAAAGACAGGGGCATACGGATATCCCTCTGTCTATGGATAATAGAGTAAAGAGACAAGAGTGATAAAATCAACATAACTAGGGGAAtaagaaaattttaaaaagttAGGACAGGGGACACCACGGTGCAATTTGAAAAGAACCATCCAATCCACAAAACGGCCCCGCTGGAAAAAACAATGTAACCCAGTTTATTTGTAATTTTGTACCAACgtgaaatttaattttttttttatttttttttttgagatggtAACAAACGTGGAATTTAATTTTCCTTATGAAGAAACAATGATACTTAAGGGAAAGATGCTTCCCACCTCAAAAAGGAGAAGAATATATTCAATCAAAAATGTGGAAGATAGAAGGACTTAAATTGAGAGTGTCTAGTTGACAAACCGATACTAGCAATTATATATTTGAAGCTTGACTTGCAAAATACTGCTAGGTCAAGATAAATTATAGCTTGACCAATTCAAACTGTTTGTTTTTCTTGTTGGTGGGGTGATTAGACGGGTACTTTAAATAAATACCCAACTATCCAACTATATCAACCACCTTGCTTTCACCTGAGTCCGTGTAAAATAGTTCATAAGTGCAACCAAATTAGACTGAATATCAAACCTGTATACTAGCTAGGTGCTGCTTATGTTCGGTAAGGGTTGCAGCCAAGGACTCCGCATGACCACCAGTACCACCATCATGTGAACTCCTCAAAAGCTCTGGACCCTCTCCATCATTTGCTTTTGCCTGCAAAAAGTAGTGGTACCAGAAAGAAAGTACGAAATGAAAATCAAAGACAGATTCAAACTGTTAAATTAGTTACAAACTGTAAGGTGTaaacttttttgttttgtttaatgTGTTGAGAGTCTCCCGTTAACTACTTGTAAAGTCCAAAATATGAACAGACATGGTGCTCGACGACATCGCAAAACAGTGGATGCATACTGCTTCGGAGCATTGAAAGCTCTTGCACCATATTTATACCCACCCTAAAAAAGGTTTTGCTTCATCTGGACCACTTGAATCCATATAACAAGAAACCCATTCCAAACATTTATATAAACTGCCTCACAATATTTTAAGCTTGAAATTtatggagagaaaaaaaagagtTCTGACAGGACTTATAGAATCTTGAGTCGAAGAAATCAGCATACCAGTTGAAGGGACTGTTTATGAACACGTTGTAGGGCATGTGTCCAACGCCTCAAAACTTCTGCTATATCAACAGTCGGATGGCCTCTTGCAATTCTCTCATCAACTCGAGAAAATGTATTATCGTCTACTTGAATATGAGAAGAATCTGAACTCTTTACATGCTTTTCTCTATTCACATCTGCTTGTGATCTTTCAACTTGGTCTTTATTATCTTGATGTGAAGAAGCCAAATCGGTTGGGGGAGCTACAGAGCTTTGATCCATAGCTGCGAGCAAAGCTGAACCAGAGATGCGATACCTAAATgataaaaattaataaaacagTATGAAGGCAAGGCCAGGTTTTAAAACCaagagaatatggaaagtgatcttACCTATGCTCACGATGAGCAATAAGATCTTCTATTGGGCCAGAGGCGAGAATCTCATGctgatctgtataaatatatatacataatacaaGTAAGTGCCAGGTATACAAGACTCTATTATAATAATTGCAAGCTCAGTGAGAGTAGCACTCTGCAAAAGCACACTAATTGCATAGCTTTATTAGGATATAATTGACAAGTGAGATACTGATTGAACGCACTCTTGCGAGACAGCAAAGAGTCCCACAAACGGGTAGCTCTTTGAACCATATGCGAGCTCTGGCTTGAGCTTGATACAAGTTCATCCCACAGTTCACCTTCCAGCTTTACTTTATTTCTCACATCCTGCAGCTTTTCCAGTTCTTGTTGCAAATAAGCCTGAGACCAAGGAGATCCAAGATGATCCTCAGAAACGATTATTTACCCCCGTGAATAAGGGGCTAAAAATCCAGCGCCAAGTCTTCAAAGAAAGATAACAAGATTATTTCACCTCTTCGGCACAAAGCCCTCGAAATTCAGCTGTCAATTCATGAGCCAAATTAGACCACAGGGCCTGTCTACGAACTGCTGTTTCTGCATTACTCAAAAACCTTCTTCTTTCAAGAGCAATCCTAGCCTATTCACATAGAGGCAGCAATTAGATCCATCCACTAGAAATAATTTCTCATATCAATCTTGATAGTGTCTACACTACATATGAATTTAAGCTTCAAGACTAGCAAAGCaaacaatcataataacaatcAATGCCTAAGCATAGACTACTGGTAAGCTAATTTGCCAATGTGATACAAGTAAATAGCTTCCACATTGGGAAAGAAAACCGAGTCAAATCATATGCTACCTTATATCTAAAATATGCAGAAAACTAAAACCTTGGCTTCAGGTGATTAGGCGGTTAGATTTCAAGGTCACAAGAACCCTAATATTGAAAATGGGTCTGTTTAAAAGCCTGGTGAATGGAAGGAATCAGAAGAGAGACCTTGGTTACAGGAAGTAGTGTGGCTGCATGTGAGAAAGCTACGTCTGTTAATGATGCAGGCAAGGGGTTAGAAGCAACATCACCAGCAAACATTCGCCTATGAACCTCCCTCAAAGCATGCAGTGAAAGTTGCCATAGAAGTTCAACAAACCTGCAGTAAATATGTGAAATATATAATGAATATTAAGTACATGAAATGGCTATAATGTTACTCTTTACACATCAGCATGCAAAGTTCACCTTAAAGGGTATGAATCAAATTTATACGAGTATGATAACGGAAAATGAAGCAGGTATTATCTAGCTCTGCCACTTACAAGAGGAATCATTTCCCCCTCCAAAAGTACTGTGAAATTCAATAATTAGGTAAAGGCACCAAAaagttcatcaacattcaatagAATTATTATTCAGGCAGGCCACGGCCTAGAATGAGGGCATTTCAGTGCTACGCAGGTGCAAGAACTTGCTTATGGGCCCTTATGAAAATTCAAACTTCAAAAAGCTCATCTACACCCTTAGAAAAGCTATGGTGTCTGTAGGACCATTATTTGCAATATCTAACCAAATTA
Above is a genomic segment from Lycium barbarum isolate Lr01 chromosome 12, ASM1917538v2, whole genome shotgun sequence containing:
- the LOC132621666 gene encoding AUGMIN subunit 6-like — encoded protein: MTMDREKEREVELESAMYTNCLLLGLDPSIIGIGAGNGTPRVGFFRHSNPKLGEQLLYFILSSLRGPTQSAKDFDKVWPIFDSAQSRDFRKVVQGIISELESQGALPRSNSRVSSLATCCGPRFVELLWQLSLHALREVHRRMFAGDVASNPLPASLTDVAFSHAATLLPVTKARIALERRRFLSNAETAVRRQALWSNLAHELTAEFRGLCAEEAYLQQELEKLQDVRNKVKLEGELWDELVSSSSQSSHMVQRATRLWDSLLSRKNQHEILASGPIEDLIAHREHRYRISGSALLAAMDQSSVAPPTDLASSHQDNKDQVERSQADVNREKHVKSSDSSHIQVDDNTFSRVDERIARGHPTVDIAEVLRRWTHALQRVHKQSLQLAKANDGEGPELLRSSHDGGTGGHAESLAATLTEHKQHLASIQVLINQLKEVAPSIQNSILELTEEVSSISSDSSRTAKLQGRSHSPVQAQSSGRTLEHNVDEVAEMSLRLSSMQFEKTSASPSTLKLPPLFSVTPNSSGKGGAQKRQISAQTSQIENMSERKSLDQQLLNNSFDNPAQDNDTSFVQNLKRSVREAARCSQSYHQGSSQDSRSDDSSEHYFEPVSGFGFSQHGDRANLLRRKKLFVSEPDSSFLGTGAPDNHMNIKSDGIPDLLNDLQSVDDYDGFLSTMGSSSSFSDAHRSFYDMEEAQDQVFSPPLLMDASLLADSYEDLLAPLSETETALMEH